The following are from one region of the Dreissena polymorpha isolate Duluth1 chromosome 2, UMN_Dpol_1.0, whole genome shotgun sequence genome:
- the LOC127869652 gene encoding plasminogen-like, with amino-acid sequence MIASLHSLVRIDCGPPAYSVSIDMPCAELDLDSVVSPADNLQGAMIVYPCKSLLIRTSAKRDYCPVELCEASGTWRPADVSCGSTECYQTDSTTYKGRRICTSTGIMCQRWDSQSPHAHNYTVDGLFPEGNMTAAGSYCRDPGGSRGQPWCYTVDPNVPWQLCDVPNCIDVTISQGTCPGDYCGDLMAAVITDNQCIEVDPVSSSYPRNVNANVTNTCTSLLSGFTSVISYCPVRTCLADSHWTNNSLSCGVNECYTAGQSAQYTGRRTCTVTGRTCQSWMTQSPHAHPYNTLASFPDTSVAALGSHCRDPGAKGQPWCYTTDPGVEWELCGLPECSTLLVTSGTCLPTITDVRYQRVFADRVGVQLQTTLPNIRSATSCCRRCHQMTSCIMVVHDVPSEACSLYAEDAGSVSPVDCSALKCFVLQSHV; translated from the exons ATGATAGCCAGCctacacagtctggtcagga TTGATTGTGGACCGCCCGCTTACAGCGTGTCCATCGATATGCCGTGTGCCGAGTTGGACCTGGACTCTGTGGTCTCGCCAGCCGACAACCTACAGGGCGCTATGATCGTGTACCCGTGCAAGAGCCTGCTGATCCGAACGAGCGCCAAGCGTGACTATTGCCCCGTGGAGCTCTGTGAGGCATCAGGCACGTGGCGACCAGCCGATGTCTCGTGCGGAA GTACAGAATGTTATCAGACGGACTCCACTACATACAAAGGCAGAAGAATATGCACTTCAACTGGCATAATGTGCCAGCGGTGGGATTCGCAGTCACCGCATGCGCACAACTACACTGTTGATGGGCTGTTCCCGGAAGGGAACATGACTGCCGCCGGAAGTTACTGTCGCGATCCGGGTGGCTCGCGCGGTCAACCTTGGTGTTATACAGTGGACCCGAATGTTCCGTGGCAGTTATGTGACGTGCCAAACTGTATCG ATGTAACGATCAGTCAAGGCACCTGTCCAGGCG actaCTGCGGCGATCTCATGGCCGCCGTGATCACAGACAACCAGTGCATCGAGGTAGATCCGGTCTCCTCGAGCTACCCGCGTAACGTGAACGCAAATGTAACGAACACATGCACGAGCCTGCTGAGCGGCTTCACTTCCGTCATCAGTTACTGTCCCGTGCGCACGTGCCTTGCGGATTCGCACTGGACAAACAACAGCCTCTCATGTGGAG TGAACGAGTGTTACACGGCGGGCCAGTCCGCCCAGTACACGGGACGCCGCACGTGCACGGTTACTGGACGCACGTGCCAGTCCTGGATGACCCAGAGTCCACACGCCCACCCCTACAACACCCTGGCGTCCTTCCCCGACACTTCCG TTGCCGCCCTGGGGTCTCACTGCCGGGACCCAGGGGCTAAGGGACAGCCCTGGTGTTATACAACCGACCCGGGGGTGGAGTGGGAATTATGCGGCCTTCCAGAATGCTCCA CCCTTCTTGTCACGAGCGGCACGTGCCTACCAACAA TTACAGACGTCCGCTACCAGCGCGTTTTCGCCGACAGAGTGGGCGTTCAGTTGCAGACTACACTTCCCAACATCCGATCTGCTACTTCCTGCTGTCGGCGCTGCCATCAGATGACGTCATGTATAATGGTCGTGCATGATGTCCCTTCAGAAGCGTGTAGCCTGTACGCAGAGGACGCCGGAAGTGTCAGCCCCGTTGACTGCAGCGCGCTGAAGTGCTTCGTGTTACAGTCGCATGTGTAA